TGAGTTCTTGTTTCTAAAATCCTATTATTTTGGACAGGCCGAAGATAGATTAAGCAACAAACAATTGTTGTTTCAGAACATAGATTATGCACTTGACCTTTTTCTCATATATCTGCTGACATTATCAATATTCCCGGGTTTCTTATATGAAAACACTGGAGAACACAAGTTGGGTGCGTGGTAAGTTCTTGCACGAGACAAATGCAAAAGTTTGTTGTGATTTACTGAACAAGAACATTGTTTGTTGGCTTTTTTCCGGATATTTTTCTTCTGATTGTGGATTCTTTGCTTTATTAATGTTATTTCAGGTATTCACTGGTTCTAATTACACTGTACAATGCGGGGAATCTGATTGGAAGATACGTTCCTCTCCTCAAATGCATCAAGATAGAGTCCAGAAAAAGACTTATGATTGTAATTTTGTCACGTTTCCTATTCATTCCTGCATTTTATTTCACCTCAAAACATGGTGATCAGGGTTGGATGATATTTCTCGTCTCCTTATTGGGATTGACTAATGGTTATCTAACCGTGTGCGTCTTTACAGTGGCACCTAAAGGGTACAAGGTTAGTGACAACATATTATGATCTCTGCAGTGAATTTTTGTTTCTAGTTTTGTTATTGATCTGTGTTTTATGGTTCTGCAGGGACCTGAGCAGAATGCTTTGGGTAATTTGCTGGTACTATTTATACTAGGTGGCATATTTGCTGGGGTTTCTCTTGATTGGTTGTGGCTCATTGGCAAGAAGAATGCCTTCTAAAGAATTTATTTAAACTGTGTATTTCGATGCATTGTGTACGTTGCCGTTTGTTACGTGGATAGAAAGGTTTTTTCGGAGGGCAGTACCTTGAAGCACAAGTTACAAACAATTGAGTTGACATCCATGGATATTCGCCTTAAACAATGTTCATCGCAAAACCCTATTTGGTTCTACTCTTATATTCTTCTTAAAAACAGTGCTAAACAATAATAAACTGATAAAAGATGAACCGCCCAAACTCTGGTTAAATAACTATAAAtaactgttttcttttttaaaatgggTGAAGATGGTTAATTTGATGGTTACTCTTCAATGGTCTATATGATACCACTCTTTCTTCTCACACAACCCTTCTGTTTATATAATACATTGTATTCATGCAACTAGATGCTTGAGAACTCTTGAAGAAATCTCTTTGAGAAGAGTAGCCAAATATGCTGCCTTGTTGCAGTAGAATTCTGAATATCTTTTCTTGCTCTTAACTCCAACTTTCTTAATGCGTATTCAGAGAATGCACGACAGTTTCGCATGATCATTTTCTGAAACTCTGCTTCCACAAGATTCTGTTAGGACCTTGCTTTCCCTAGTTGTGTTTCCTCCTGTCTATTCACAGAAACAAAGTGTGTGTTAATCTCACCATCTCTTGGTTTCATGGGCATTTCTGAAAATTGTTTTTGCCGTTTGTTGTATAATCACACAATTTCAAAATGTTTGCTGATGTTATAATTGTTACACCTACACCCATCAGTCTTGTTACTCTTGTAGATTCTGTTTCTTTCTGCTGCTAAATTGTTCATATAAACTTGTCTAAATTTTATCCGCTGAAAACGACCAGGATTCAGTTTCAGTGTTTACcttgtgtttgattttataTAATGAAATGATGTTAGCATTTAATAAGATCTTTAGATGTCAAAGACTTGTTCAAAAGCCGGTTCAAATTCGACAGCTCTTCAGGAACTTGCACAAGCAACCTATTCCAGTCACATGGGAAAGACCCGATATTGGATGGACTAAACTAAACTTTGATGGATCATGTAAAGGTAAAGCAGGAAATGGCAGCATTGGAGGGGTATTTAGGAACCACAAGGCTGAATTCCTACTTGGTTATGCAGAACCCATCGGAAGAACAACCAGCACTATCGCTGAACTGGCTGCGTTACGAAGAGGCCTTGAGTTGGTATTGGAGAACGGTTGGAGCAATGTCTGGCTTGAAGGGGATGCCAAGACATTAGTCGAAATCATTGTGAATAGGAGACGCGTAAGATGTAGTGAAGTGCAAAGACATGTTAGTCACATAAACTTGATCATACCAGAGATTAATGACTGTATTGTGACTCATATATACAGAGAAGGCAATAGAGCTGCTGATGCATTGGCTCGTATAGGTCACCAATTCGAAAAGCCTAAAATTTGGCGCGACAGTCCTCCTAATGAAGTTGTCGATATTGTGCAAGAAGATGCAGAAGGTAAGATTAATCTACGGAGAAGATAATCGCCCAATTGTGATTTCTTAGGTATTCCTTGTGTATTTAGTAGGTATTCTTTGATTTCCCCCCTTTAAGATGCTTAAATATTTGCAGGCATCTTCCTCTCCTTTTTAACTTGTCTGTCTGTGTAATGAATTATCACCGGTTACTGCCAAACCCAGCCATCACCGGTTACTATTATGAGATTGAGATTTCTTGTGTTTGTTCTTGAATGTAATTAGTATTGActtgaacataaaaaaaaaggaatgtaAGATGCAAAGTTGGGGACAAAAATGTAGTACAGAAATGGTTTTAGTACAGCTTGGTAAGTAAATTGTCGAGTACAGATTCCCCGCTGGCATATTAAGCCCGTCGCAGCCTGGAGGATAGGCATTAATCTAACATCTAATGTGGAAGTACAAACAACTACTACTACTTGAGTGCAGCGTTAATGCGCTTCCACAATTCCTCTAGGCCTTGTTTCCTATTGTGGGGTTCATCGACGCTGCACTCAATTATGTATTTTTTGAACTTCTGGGACAGTTTCACATTTGCCATCAAGAGATCATAAAAGCAGCCACAAGTCTGGTCTgacttcatttttcttctctcttgagGTAAAATTCAAGAAACTTATCCTTTTTTGCCATTATTAGCAGTCTCTTTTCTTTCATTGAGACCATAATTATGTCAACAAAAGGCAGCTTACAAATTATAAATCGTTTTGTGAGCTTGGCTGTTTGTATGTAATAAATTCAACCAATGCAATGACAAGTGGACTATGTTATCCAACACTATTCAGCTGGGACtcaacacatacatacatacaaactTGGCATATTATGCCAAAAAACCCCCACTTCCATACCCTGAATTTATAATTCGGTTCATTTATATATGGTTCTGAACTGAATTTTGCTTTAGAGCTACTTTGCAGAAACAGTGATAAAAGCAGAAAATATCAACTTTGTGTTATGCATCCAATTTCATTCCCTTTAAAGGGTAAAAAAAACTTCCATTTAACACTATAATCTATATCATTCTTTGACTATacataaaaaacaaattaaaaaacaaatcaCAGTTTTCCATATCAGTTTCATACAATCCTACTGATTGTTTCATGAGAAAAAACAGAgattaggaaaaataaaataaaagaataagttaTGATTCCTTTGCTGCTTAACATCAAAAAGAACAATTTGAGAATTTAGAGGAAAGGGTTCCTTACTAAATTTGACAAAACTATCCATATCAAGATCCCTATAGCAATCAATTTGGCCTAGTTGGCTAGTTCTGATATGAAACAGATTTCTCGTTCttacaaattaataaattatgtaaaCCAGCATAGTTAGCCAATGTAATGCACAGGCAGCTATCCAAAATTATCCCAATTTCCCCCATTTCGGAAATAAGTGAAAATGGTAGCCAATTTTCTTCCTGCAGAACCTGGATTGAACGCAAAATGTTCTGTGATTATGGTGTATCCACTGGCTAATAGCAAGATTggtcaaatttcaaaatatgaatttCTGCTAAACTTGCACAGAGCCATTACAGAATAATCCTGTGATCCAAACTAGTTTTCCTGTCAATCAGGGAAAATCTAATCTAATCGTCCCCTGCAGCGACGATTGATGACTACAAGGCCGATTCGATTTGGACTCAATCTCTGACCCATAATTACGGTTCATGCCATCTATGCATTCCCAAATACCCACCAATAAATACTCGGCTAAAACCCTTTCACTGTCCGGCTGTCTGTCTCTATTCTCAGAACACCAAAAAGCACCGTTTTTTTCCATCCTCTTCTCGGAAAAAATTTAGCTTTCTCGGAAAATTAGAACTACTTCACAAATGCATGAAAAGGATATACCGCCGGACCATCTTCGGTGCAAGCGGACCGACGGAAGGCAATGGAGGTGCAAAAAGCGAGTTATGGAAGGCTTGAAGCTCTGCGAGATTCACCATCTGCAAGGCCGCCACCGCCAGTACAAGCAGAAAGTTCCAGAGTCActcaaaatccaaagaaaatacaagaaaaagacGAAGGCGACCGTTAATGGAGAAGCGGTTCTTGAAAATCTTGGAATTAGGGCAAGGAGATTGAAATTGGGGAAACCTGTGAAACGGAGGGGAGTGATCATTAAATCAGAGGCAGAGGACGACGTGGTTAGGAAGATAAAGGGGAAGAGAAAGGACAGAGAGCTGGAGCTAATAAGGATGGTGCTGAAGAGAGAAGTGgagaagaggaaaaagaagaccCTGAATTTGGAGAGGAACGATAGTGACAATCAAAACGACAGTAACAGTGAGGGAGAAACGACTAGAGATTTGCCTAATGGGCTAATGGCAATAACTTCTTGTTCTTCTGGTTCTGGTGGTTCGAATTCTGGCAATGTAGGTTCTCCTTGTGATGTCAAGATTGGTGCCGAATCAAAGCCAGTGCTACGAAGATGCTTTCGATCGAAGAACATTGAGCCAGTCCCTATTGGTGCACTGCAGGTGCTACATTGTGGATTCATGCTTTATTCTGTCTCATTTGATCATGTTCGGAATGTTTACGctctttcttttgtctttttttccttgaaatctTCTGAAGATGCTGCCTTTCAAGGGGAAGGTGGTGAgtttgaagaagaggaggaagaggtgCCACTGGTGTAGGAGAAATGGAGGTTTGCGGGGTTTGATTCAATGTTCGGCCTGTCAAAAACAGTTCTATTGCATGGATTGCGTGAAAGACAGGTACcttattttcaagttttgatatCGTCCGTATTGGTGATGGTTTTCCTCTGGCATTTTTGTTTCGAGTTACTGTTTCTTTTATATTAAGAAAAATCTTGTGACAATGCAATTTGTTTTGGAAGTGTGGTGGTGAAATTTTAAGAAGTCTTGACAAAAATATAGAATGTAGGACTGATGATAATAGTTTATTTGATGTAACTCATGATCATTAAAAGAGTAACTTGGTCAGCGAGAACAGTAGAAGCATGAGTGTATGGTGCATCGTAAATGTGAAGCAGAGTTGATTAAAATACATGAAGAACTTAAAGTTTAGCCATTTTGGAGATGCTCCATCTGATGCATCATGTAGTTGACTCTTCCCAACACAATGCTCTTGAAAACCAATTGTGCGCAGCAGGTTGTAATGAGTTCAGAGTATTTTTCACAGCTGCATGTATGTTACCTGGCATTCCTTTCTGTTAATGCATGTGGTGATTGGTGTCTTTCATTTACATTCTTGACTTAATATCTGCATCTTAGTTTTTGCTTCACATCCAATTCGATACATGGTAATAGCACAGTACATAGTAACTCTTGAagcgtaaattttttttttatctttttcttgaatggattttttttttattggagaaTTGTTAAATGATTTAGGTATTACGCTGTGCCTGAGGAAATTAAGATCTCATGTCCAGTTTGTCGTAGAACTTGCACCTGCAGGGCCTGCTTAGTAAATCAATGCATTGACATCGACAGCAAGGTCTGATATCCCATATTTCTGTATCGTAGATTGATGCTTTTCTATCTTAATGATGAAAATATGATACTTCAACTTACCCCTATAATTCTTCAGGAATTAACAAGAGACAAGAACAAAGTTGACCAAGTTCTACATTTTCACTATTTGATCTGCATGCTTCTGCCCGTACTGAAACAAATAAACCAAGACCAGAGCATTGAGCTAGAAATAGAGGCACAGATAAAAGGTGGTGATGATTGCTCTTCTCTAATTGTCTTTTGATGATCTTCTTGTTGATCTCGTGCGTGTAAAATGATTTCCATGCAAATTTGTAATTTTCTGTTATCTTTGTAAGACAGGCCAAAAACCCTCTGAAGTGCAGATCAAGCAGGATGAATTCAGCTGCAATAAGCCACCTTGTTGGTATGTGCTTGGCTGATTAAGATGAATAGTTtgctttatatatttattaatgttCTTGTATTGTTATCTGATGCTTAATGTAACTTCTGGAGCAGCAATAACTGCAAGAGTTCCATTGTGAATTTCCATAGAAGCTGCCTAAATTGTTCATACAAACTTTGCTTAAGTTGTTCTCGGGAGGTTTTCCAGAGGAGCTTATCAGGATGCGTCCAAGCTCTCATTTGCAAATGTCCAAATGGAAAGAAAGCTTGTATGTTTAGAAAACCTTTATTGGATGAGAAATCAGATAGCCCCTCCAGTCATGACAGTTATGGTAGTGCACGTCTCTATTCTTCTTCAATATTGCATAGTTGGAAAGTGTATGACAGTAGTAATGGCATTCCTTGCCCACCGTCAAAGTTTGGTGGTTGTGGCGATGACTTCCTTAATTTGAGATGTGTTTTTCCTGCAAGCTGGACCAAAGACCTGGAAGTAAGTGCAGAAGAAATAGTTGGCTGCTATGAGTTGCCAGAAACTGCAGACATGTTCTCACAATGCTCGTTATGTCTCGGGATGAATCATGAATCCAATGGGATCAAGCAGTTGCAAGAGGCTGCTGGAAGAGCAATTTCCAATGACAACTTTTTATATTGCCCTTCCGTTGTGGAAATTCGAGGTGATAACCTTGAGCATTTCCAGAAGCACTGGAGTAAAGGTCATCCTGTGGTAGTTCATAATGTCCTTCAGGGTATGTCAGATTTGAGTTGGGATCCCATTTTCATGTTCTGCACTTATCTTAAGAACTGTGATGCCAAATCCCAACATAATGGAGCTATGGATTGCTTGAACTGGTTTGAGGTTAGTGCTTTTGTTGAAACCTACATCATCTCCAAGTAGTCCATGCATACATCTCATGCATTATCCACATTCGGTCTCACACATGGGCTACACTGTCTTTGTATCTTTCCATACACTTTCTTAtatatctttatcattttttatttgtttgtggGTGTttatgtgtgcgtgtgtgtgggGGGTGGGGGGAATGGATTGGAAAACAGAGATAAACTCAACGTTGTGGATAAGAAAAATGGTGGGTGAGAGCCCTTGATTACTGGTCTTTAAAAATGTTATCTTTTATGAGATACAATTATGAACTAAAGACGCAGAGGAAGAGATTTTTCAATAATTTCGACATGTAGGTGGCAAAGTTGACCAAGATTTCTTTCCGTCAGACTCCCATCACAAGTCACAACGGAAGGATCTTTAAAGAAAGTGGCCTGTGTGTACAAATGCTCTGTTTTCCTTTCGGGATATCAACATTTATTGTTTTCGTCCATGATATCTTTATCAActattgtttgttattattatatttcTGTCGAGACAAGAACATCAGGTTAATGGTATATCGCTGGGTACCCAGCCTCTAGTTACTCAACTAATTAGCTGTGTATATTTAGTAAGATTATTAAAACAGTCCATTGAATTATGATGCCTGAAATTGTCAATTACTTTTGAATTCCTTTGTATTGAGAGCAAAAGAAACACCAAGGCCGGAGCAAGACTTCACCGAGATTCTGTAGTGGGGATTTGAGGCTAATGGTTAAGTTTGTTTGCTATCTTATTTCTGTCCCGGCTTTGCCTTGTGagctaattagtaattaccacTCCTATATTTCTGGTTTACTTTTTCACAATAATTTCTGATTAATCATGCTTCAAATGTCAGTGTAGTTTTTTGACAAATTTGTTGCTATTTGATGTTGCAGGTAGAAATTGGCATCAGGCAGTTGTTTAAGGGTTCTTTGAACGGCAGGACTCACACTAACATGTGTCATGAAATGCTGAAGTTGAAGGGCTGGCTGTCTGCTAGTCTATTTCAGGAACATTTTCCCGCTCATTATGCTGAGATACTTCATACTTTACCACTTCCAGAATACATGGATCCAACTTCTGGTATTTTGAACGTTGCTGCAAAGTTGCCACAAGAAACCTCACAACCTGACTTAGGTCCGTGTATTTACATATCATGTAGCAGTGGGGAGAACCATGTACAGGCTGATTCTGTGACGGAGTTATGTAATGATTCATGTGACACGGTACGTCTAGCTCCACTTTCAATGAATCTAAATCAATTTGTCAGTTTGAACATATTTCTTTAACCTTGGTCTTTACTAGAACAAAGCCTGAAACCCCTTGTGAGCTACATTGTAGTGTCACAATATGCCATTTATGCCCATGTAGTACACACATGTTAATCTAAGTATCATTTTCAAGAGCAATTGTAACTTTTCAGAGACAGTTGTATCCTATTCCAGTTCTTTCTATGATTGAACTGATTGCTCACATGTAGATTGGCAAGGTGTATCAGTCACACGGAGGTGTCAAATCATCAAGCCTCTTCTCAACCAATGCCCCTTCCGTGGCTtggttaatttaattaatcagtaTTGCTTGATTGACTTAGAATTTTCCTTGAAGCATATGAAATGAAATGTGTGATCTTATTCATATCACCCCTTCATATTCACATCTACAAGTTATTCCCATGCCTACACAAATACACGGGCTTGTCTCTGGTGGAGAGTTTACTTTTTCTGCATTTGTTTTCAGGTTCATATTTTGATGCATACTACAGATGATGCTATATCACCTGACCAGATTGATAATATAAGGAAGTTAATGAAAAAGCACGTAGCTCAAGAGCAAAGAGAGTCTTCAGGGATGACTCCTGAGGGGAAAACAAAAGATAAAGCAATTGCAGATACATCACTCAGTGGTGAGAACTTGGATGTAGGATTACATAATGTGGTTGGAGAAGAATCACAATTGAATAGGAGAGATGCAAGAGCATCTTGGTTTCCTGCCGCACCAAATGGAACACTTCATTCGAGTCTGAAAGATAGACATGTACTACATGATGAGGAAAACATTACTGATACTCAATCAGATACTGACCCCATAAAGCGTAGCCATGGAATTACTCGAAACTCACAAAGTTCAAAAGACGTGAATTTATGTGGGACGCATACGGCAATTGCCAATTTTATCATAAATGAAACACGGGGCGAATCTTGTGGTGCACAATGGGACGTCTTTCGTAGACAGGATGTTccgaagcttcttgaatacctcagAAGACATTCTGACGAGTTCACTCACACAAATGGTTTTCGAGAGCAAGTAAGttctgcaaaaaaaataaatgctgCAGTTGTAATAGGATGTCAGAGTTGGTTCTAATTTACTTTGGCTCTGCTGCAGTTGGTTTGCTCAATTCTTGATCAAAATTTCTTTCTTGACGCGACTCACAAAATGAGGCTTAAGCAGGAGTTTGGTAAGTGTATCTTTCATATGATAATCTCCTGCTGAAACATATGTATAACTCATAGGAACTTCCCTGCCTGTTATTGGTTTCAGAAATTGAACCCTGGACCTTTAAGCAACATGTGGGAGAAGCTGTCGTCATTCCAGCCGGATGCCCATACCAGATAAGAAAACTTAAGGTAACTTTGCAACACTGAAGAGATTTAGGAATTAAAATATACTTTACCAGTGTAATTCTAACATGTCTTATAAAATTAACCACCttaaagtttcaattttatcttATTTCTCATTTAACTACAATTAAAAGTTGTATAAATTTCTTTTGCCTTCTTGTGAACTGCAGTCCTGCGTTAATGTGGTTTTGGAGTTCATCTCACCAGAAAATGCTACAGAGTGCATCCAGATGATTGATGAACTGCATCTTCTTCCCAAGAACCACAAAACCAAAGTAGACAAACTAGAGGTAAAACTCACGACGATCTTTGTGAATCATTTCTATTTTTGCAGGAGGATAATATAGCTTCACCTTGTTGAAAGCAGGCTAGGAAAATGGCCATCTACGGTATTGGTGCAGCTATTAAAGAAATCCGCAAGCTTACCGGATGTGGGGTAAGTGGCTGATACTAATGCATTGCTTTCTGCTTCCCCTTTTTAGCTTATTATATATTTTGACATCAATATCTCAATTCACAGTATGTTGCAAAGCAATTAAGAAAGTAATTCAGACCTGGTGTAGGCATATATAATACACCAGAATTGCGATatatcatttttctttctttattgaaaTTTATACTAATGCCATGTCTATAGGCTATAGCATGATGTTGTGCTCTAGGTTTGGCGAATGATGCTATAGTTCTTCCTTTGGATTATTACCAATACTACTGTCAATCGGATTTTCGATAGAGGGATCTTGGTTGTGACTCGTCTCCTTAACCGTAGTAAATTTTTGCCTCATTGTCAGGACCAGTGCTGACCTTGAAGAGCAATGAGAACTACCGATAATTGATAAAAGGCTAGGTGATAGCACCCAGCATGTTTTGCGTGAAAATAAAGGAAACGTTTCATTGGATTAAGCAAGCAGAAGCAACTCCAAGCTGCAGATAATTAATTGCTTCAGACATTTTAGGAGGTTTTGATGAGCTTTGTAATTTACTACTTGTTTAGTCTTAGGTAGAGAGTGGAGAAAGCCTCTCCTGGGATCAGTGACCATTGTCAGAGGGGTTCTTTTGCGTGTAATGAAATATTCAATTATTCATTAATCTGTGTATATACAACAAAAGTCTCGTTAAGCATTGTCAAAAGATGAAGTTTACTTAGATTTGATACAAATTTCACAACATAAATTGCTGAATagagttgaagaagaagaagagagatcaGAATAGGAAAACAATGTATATATTTCCTTAATCTCTCCCAACGGGCAACAAGggattaatatatatgttttagaaTATACAACCAGCGGTCATGATGGCTGTgacctgataaaaaaaaagataatacaaaaatattttgaatttaaaaatGTAACTGAATTGTGTGGTAACCCCTATAAAACCTATCAACCAACGAGAGATGACTCGATTAACAATCAactgagttagacatatatgtgttcaATACTTGATTTTAGCTATAAGCATATTTTTCTACagtatttttgttaaaaaaaagccCTATAAAGCCTTGTAATAGATAACAAGCCCAATAAAGAGGGACTAGTCCATGACAATGAACAGCCCATGATGAGAGGCTTGATAAGGTCTCTTCTCTCATAATCAAGTTAACAACATGAAGCCAATGCTTCCCTCAGGAATTTATGACATTAAAATTAGGCGAAGTGTGCAGCTAAGACAAACAATAACAATGCCAAAGCTCAGTCAGTTCTCCATCGTGTCAACTCAACACTCCCCATTACAAAGAAGTAACAAAACGTACAGCATTCTGAAATTTACcagaaacacaaattttttgcaagaaaacaaaatacataTTTACAAAAGTATGTAAATTGGGGGAAATAAATGTCAATGCTTATTTCTTTCTGTAGATACCCTCTCTTTCTTTCACTATTTCTTTGTCTTCCTGCTTAAAGGCTAAGAAGATCCACAGCAATTTTGCCAAAAACTAAACAGAATACATACATGTAATGAAATTCcacatttcaaaaagaaaacaaaaaaagaggtcAAAATTTCAGTGGACGAAGGCATACTCTTTATTTTAAGCTATTATCTCGGGGATCAAATATTACCAAAATGTCATAAAACAGCAACAGCCAAGAACCTTCTCATGGGGCCATCAAACCGTCAATGGTGTAAGAAAGAGATTTTGCCCAGTCAGCTCGAAGCAACAAAGTCTGTAACGTATGCATGACATTATATCCAGGATCAAGCTTCCGTTGCCAACCCTAAAACAAGCACCAAATCATACACGCTGAATCTCACCAATACCAGAaatcacaaatcacaatcacCATGGTGAAAGAGGACCTCTTTCACcaatcaatatttatttttcttttaaaaacaatttcaggagaaaataaatgGAAAGGAGCAAAATCATGCTGCGCAATAATGAAGAGGAAAACAGgggataaaagaagaaaaaaatcccaaaatactGGTTCCAAAATATATTTTCCACACATACAGGGCATTTACCAGCCCAATGCGTAAAATCTTTCCCTTTTGGTATCAGCATGTCACAATTTTATGTCAAAGAGGATAAATTACCTCAAGAACCAAAGTTGTAACCAGCACAGTGCATACATTGCCGTCAACATTGACCTCATGACGCCTTACTTTCTCAAGTAATTCCTGCATGCACTCAGCAGGGTGGATTAAATCACCCTCTGGTGTACCCCAGAAAGTAAATGCCTCTTCCATTTCCTGTTAGAAAAACATattagcaattataaaagaaatccatatcaaaacaaaaagaataaaattcaCATTTCAAAATCTTCAATACGAACCTGTGTATTCCATGCAATATAAAACTGATATATTGCGAGCATATTAAACATTCAACTCCTTTTTATCGTATATATTTGCCACAATACTTAACAACCCAAAATATGTATCTACAAACAGTCCATTAACATAAGTAGAACCTTAACCTCCTCGATTCATGTAAGCTTTTGGAAATCAAGGCGATGTAAGCATACATATATCATCCAAACGCACAAACTAAACCCAACTACTGAAAGATGTCAGCGTAT
This genomic window from Tripterygium wilfordii isolate XIE 37 chromosome 9, ASM1340144v1, whole genome shotgun sequence contains:
- the LOC120004943 gene encoding lysine-specific demethylase JMJ25; protein product: MHEKDIPPDHLRCKRTDGRQWRCKKRVMEGLKLCEIHHLQGRHRQYKQKVPESLKIQRKYKKKTKATVNGEAVLENLGIRARRLKLGKPVKRRGVIIKSEAEDDVVRKIKGKRKDRELELIRMVLKREVEKRKKKTLNLERNDSDNQNDSNSEGETTRDLPNGLMAITSCSSGSGGSNSGNVGSPCDVKIGAESKPVLRRCFRSKNIEPVPIGALQMLPFKGKVVSLKKRRKRCHWCRRNGGLRGLIQCSACQKQFYCMDCVKDRYYAVPEEIKISCPVCRRTCTCRACLVNQCIDIDSKELTRDKNKVDQVLHFHYLICMLLPVLKQINQDQSIELEIEAQIKGQKPSEVQIKQDEFSCNKPPCCNNCKSSIVNFHRSCLNCSYKLCLSCSREVFQRSLSGCVQALICKCPNGKKACMFRKPLLDEKSDSPSSHDSYGSARLYSSSILHSWKVYDSSNGIPCPPSKFGGCGDDFLNLRCVFPASWTKDLEVSAEEIVGCYELPETADMFSQCSLCLGMNHESNGIKQLQEAAGRAISNDNFLYCPSVVEIRGDNLEHFQKHWSKGHPVVVHNVLQGMSDLSWDPIFMFCTYLKNCDAKSQHNGAMDCLNWFEVEIGIRQLFKGSLNGRTHTNMCHEMLKLKGWLSASLFQEHFPAHYAEILHTLPLPEYMDPTSGILNVAAKLPQETSQPDLGPCIYISCSSGENHVQADSVTELCNDSCDTVHILMHTTDDAISPDQIDNIRKLMKKHVAQEQRESSGMTPEGKTKDKAIADTSLSGENLDVGLHNVVGEESQLNRRDARASWFPAAPNGTLHSSLKDRHVLHDEENITDTQSDTDPIKRSHGITRNSQSSKDVNLCGTHTAIANFIINETRGESCGAQWDVFRRQDVPKLLEYLRRHSDEFTHTNGFREQLVCSILDQNFFLDATHKMRLKQEFEIEPWTFKQHVGEAVVIPAGCPYQIRKLKSCVNVVLEFISPENATECIQMIDELHLLPKNHKTKVDKLEARKMAIYGIGAAIKEIRKLTGCGDQC